The Hypanus sabinus isolate sHypSab1 chromosome 19, sHypSab1.hap1, whole genome shotgun sequence genomic sequence gactaaactgcaaaaaaaaacgtAATGTAATCACAAAGGGAATCTCAAAATAGTATCACACTACAAATAACAGAATAAGAATGTGGTAGATGAAAAACCAAAATCACAAAGCTTCGTGGATGTAGTAAGCTTTCAAACATTGGGAAACAACGAAATAAAAAATGCTGGGTAAGTTCGGAAGTCCGGGCAGCACCTGAGAAACAGTTAAAATTTCaagtcaaagactcttcatcacaGGGGTTACTTGTATTTTTTTGTCTTTTAGTTTTTCATTTCATATCATAAAAGCATGAACTTTGTTTTCAAAAGTGAGAAAATGAGAAAAAGCAGTATTGACAGGTCATCAATGTGTTTCTAATCCACATGGGTCACAGAGTACTCTAGATGTATTTCGGGATTAAGGAGATTGTTCAAAAGTACATCTCACCTGTTTTTAAAATGCCAAATTAAAAGCACGAGGAGTGTTTCCCCATCTCAGGAGTACAAAACTTCATACTGTAATACCAGAATAAAATATCAGCCATCCAGGATTTGGAGAAGGAGGAACGTTTTTACCTTTTGAAGTAGGAATTTTCCAATTCCCTACCTCAGCTGTGGATGATCAAGGAGGAGGATAGATAGCTGAGCATTTGGGAAACAGAAACAAGATGAAGTAATGGGAGGGACAAAGCAAattctcagtgaccactttaataGTAAACAAACCAGCTATAGATTCACTTCGCTGAAAATAAACGAACTATAAAACAGGAAGGTTGCGCTTTCTACAACCAACTGCATTCGAATTTTTCAGTGTTCTTCGCATCAGAATAAAATAGTTCATGGCCATGTTCGTGTTGACACCCAATTTCAATACAATTCATGAATGTAAATccaatgaaaaacaaaaaaaacattaaaacgGACACAAAATATGAAAAAGAATGCACGTGTATAATCCACGCATAtaatgaaataaaaactgaataCACCTTGTTGCAGCCAAAAACACGGTTCTTTAAACAGACTCACCATGAACTAATTTTTTCATTTCATTGTAACGACCCCACAGATAAGTTTTGTTCTCCGATGTTGCGGTCGCCGCTGCAACTGGCTTGTcgctgatgctggaatctgatgGATTATCGAAGTGACCGTGTTGCGTCGCCTGGGCTGTGCAACCAGACACAGTGAACAGATCAACCGCTTTAGTACAATAGTTCACAGCCAATAATTGAACGGCCGAACACTTCATCGTTTTCATTTGCAACAAAGCAGACAAAGACTTTGCCAATAAACTAGCCATAACTCTCCACTTTCAGAAATACAGTGATTCTGTGTGTGGGGGAAACCTATCAAAATGATGCTGCCGCTATCTATCCGGTCTCCAGCTCAGATCACAGTTAATCGTATTCCGATGATCAGGCTCTCAGCTCCAGTCACAAACAAAAGGTTGTCCAATCAAATGCCTACATTCGCGGCCAACAACCAATCAAATTCGGGAAAGCGGCCCAGGCGCAGATTGGGGGAGAAGGGCACGTGTACATTCGTACATTCTAAATACAGTGCTAGCCCGTTCCATCTCCCCGTATAACcctggtcctccagacccggcaacgttCTCCGCACTATCTCAACTTTGTTTACATCATTCCTGTGGGTCATAATTTAATTTGCTTTGCGGCAACCTCCAGCCTGCTCTCACTTTCACATGATCCAGTTCTCAACTGGTGTCTTTCTTCACAGCTATGTCAGGAGATGTATGATTCCCATAGCCATTTTTAATCACACCTCTTCCCGGCTTGCTTCCTGGAAGGTCTCCATTCCATCTTCCCCAATTTGTTCCTCACTTTTGCTCTAAAAGACTGTCCACATTAGTGTCTTTAGGACTAAATCCCTTTTCTTTAACTGTGGTTTTCCTTCTGTCAAAGCTGATTTGGTACTTGACAGCATCTCCTATTTCTCAGTTTGGTTtttaccctctcccttcccaGCCAGAGCAGAGAGCTTCACTCCCCTTTCATCCACATTCAACGGATCATTCCACATAATCCTCATGATCTCCAACAGGATTCCACCACCAGACACAGTTTCCTCTTCATTCAGCAACCCACAAAAACAATCCTTTTATAACTCCCTGGTTTGCTCTTCTATCTGCATTAACCACCTGCCTTCTCAGGGCATTTATTTAGAGGtatagcatggtaacaggccctccaGCTCAACCAGctcatgccacccaattacacccatgtgaccaataacctactaacctgtaaatctttggaacgtgggaggaaactggagcacctggaggaaacacacacagtcatggagagaatatGCAACATCTGCCAGTTTGACCTTTTCCCTTCCCAGAGCTCCATGTAGACAATCCAAGTAAAGCAACAATTCATTTGACCTCCTTTCAAAtcagagtattgcattcagtgttCACAACGTGCTCTACACTGGGGAAGCCAAACCCCGATTGTGCGACTGCTTTGCAGAACACTTCCATTCAATCCACGAGGACAATCCTTAACTTCTGGTTGTCTGTCACTTTAATCCTTGACCTCATTCCTACTCTGACCTCTCAGTTTCACTCTACTACACCACTCAAATGACACCCGATTTAAGCTCAAAGAACATCACCTCATCCTCCTTCAGATTGCATACAAGTCCCAGGACTAAATATTGAATTGAACAATTTCAGTTGAGTGCTCCTTTCTTTTCTTCAGATATATGTCTACATTTTTCTAtctcaatttattttttaaatctatCTCCTAATGTTTTGTAATTGTTAACTTAACCATTTTGATAGACATCCTACAACAGACATTCCCTCTGTTTTCTCCACTCCTCCCGTCATTGCAACTTAATGCACTTACTGCCTCACTTTATCTTGGAGTTTCTCTACACCCCACTACCTCAGTACAGCAAccaatataatcaaagaccccacccatcaaAGACATACTCTCCTCTAAATTCATCCCTTTATTCTGTGTTGTCCCTTTGGATCTAGACAGCCCTAAAAATGGAAAGATCTTCTTTctaatccactctgtccaggccttctAGTATTTGGTGAGTTTCAGTGAGATACCCTATCATCCTTCTCAACTCCACTGACTACAAGCCTagagccattaaacatttctCATACGTCAAGCCttacattcccaggatcattcttgtgaatgtcTCATGGACcccctccaacatcagcacatctttccttagatatgcAGCCCAAAATTActctcaatattccaaattccgcctgaccaatgcctcagaAAACCTCAGGAGTACACTCTTGCTTTTCTGTTttcatcctcttgaaataaatgctaatatcacatttgataatcacaagagattctgcaggtgataGATACCCagtgcaaaacacacaaaattctgcaggaactcagcagggcaagcagcacttattgaaatgaataaacagtcaatgttttgggtccagAATGTTGATGAACAAGAAAATCAGATCACTCAAAAACCTGTTAAATTGTGCAGCAGACTGAAGCAGCTAAATCTTGGCTTTTCTAtcttctgaaaaaaaaatagGAGCTGGCTGAATATTCCCTCAGAGCCTCTCCACTAAACAATGAAATCAGGACTTCATCTCCATTTTCTTATTTGTTCTCCTTAATCTTTGATTTCCTAATACTCCAAGCTCCATCTCCGATTTGAATATGGTGAATCACACATTTTCTACCTCTCTCCAAGGAAGAGAATTGCAAAGATTTATTATCATCCAGAAGAAGAACTTTTACCTCTTCTTCATCTAATATGGGAGATCCTTATTCTGAAACCATAAGTCTTAGTCCTGGATGTCTCTACAAGAGGAATAATTTTCATAGCATTTTCTCTGTTAAGCATTCACTACAAGCTCTCAAACTCCCATTTTCCTTCTTTTAAGGACTCATTCCATTTTCCCACTTCCTCTAGTCCCAGTAGCAGTGTTCTGACTACACCACCTTCCACTGCTTCCAATAAGTCTTTTCCCACAGCAATTCACTATGGCTGTCAAGATCCTTAATCTTATTTCCTTCAGCTCTTGTTGCACACCCAGAACACAAATATAGCTGCCCTTGTCTTCTGAAGCCTCCAAGTTCAACAGATTGTTCAGTGCAATTTTTGACACCTCCGACATGGCCCTATCACATCAGACACATCTCTCTTTCCCCCTTTCTGAGGAGTCCATTCATTCGAGGACCTCTTCGTACCTTCATCATCACCACACAAGCTCCCCCCTCCCCGTCACCTGCCCCTCCTGTCCAACTCTGGAGGATGTAACCTCTACCAATTTATCCTCTCCCTTTCTactattcagggcctcaaacattCTCTtccaagtaaaaaaaaacttgtagtTCTCCAGATAGAGTGCACTGCATCTGCTGCTCATGATGTGGTCTCCCTTACGTGGGAGAAGTCtaacacagactggaacctctgTTCAATCTGCAAGGGTGACCAGAGCTTCAACTGCCTGCCCACTGCCTCACGGTCATCGGCGTCCTACACCGAAGCTCAAGAAATAGCATTTCATTCTCTGTTTAGGCACATCACTGCCTCCTTTACTAAATAATGAATTCAACAACTTAATTCCTGGAAACTCTAGCCTTGTTTCTCATATTTTCAGCTTTTAGAGTTTTCATCTTTCTGGTAACTtcaaattttatatatctcttgCAATACTTACAATCCCCCAGCCCTTTATTCACAATCTTTAATCatcccctttaaatctgcatCACCTCCACTTCTGTCAATCTCCCCTGTACTCTAGATCTTCCCTTTTGTTCTCTGCCCCTCCTTCTTGACATCTACAAACTTCCTTTAATCTCTAACTTTTCCCAGTTGTGGTGAAAGATCATTAACCTGAAATATAAATACTCCTGAGCCTGCAGATGGCCTGACCTGATGAGCATTTTGCTGCATTTCCAATCATTCACTCCTTTCTCCTTTTACTGGGTGCATGCTCACTCTGTGTATCACTTGGGAAGGCACTCAAATTCCTCTGTGAATTGTTTTATAATTGTCATGTGTACCGAGGCACAGTGAAAAACCTGTCTTGCATAACGTAATACATCAGCATTTTGCAGCCTGTATCCATCAACCAATTAGTGGAATCAAGCTCTGCATCCATTAAATATAATCAATAAAATGACTATCCCTACCTGAACTGCAGGATAAAACAGCACAAGGCACTTAGGTCAAGTTTTGCAGAACAAACTATTCCTTTATTCCCTGACCAACAGAAATATTATTCATGAATCTATACTTAGTGTTTACTTGTACATATAGTATTGTTCGTTAATTCTGAATTGGTTTCAACTGATTATAATGTGAAGAAATCTAAAACATCTAAATGTTGCCTGATGAAAACATTGCTGAATTAGCATAGGATCCAAAGTTGGGAATTCGTGATTGTTAATTGAAGAGGGATTACCTTGATGCAGCATTTTAAAACTGTAACATTACACTGTGAAACAGAAAAGATAAAGCAATTGTCTACAGCTAGGCAATCCTAAATTAGTTATTCTCAATGTTTAGAGATATCTTATCTCAAGCAGATGtaactcatatgaaaatattttatttccttATTTTTCCTTGACATCCTTCAAATGTTGTAGGTGACTGTCAGCTGTTCATCTCCCAGTGGCTTTCAAGACACTTAAAACATCATTAAGATAATAGTATATTAGATTCTTAACATAGCCTAAGTcaatttaatgtttcagtaaATAAAATGTCAGTGTCATAAACTGATAATGTGCTACAAATTAAATGCACACACCTGATGGAACTCGTGCGGCACAGTGACTTTGTACTAACTGGATATTTGATGCAAGGTATAAAGGGTCTCCTGTGCTGGCAAAACATCCTCTATCTTCCTGAAGGCAACAACTGAATGGTTTTGCCAGTAATTCAGGCATTTTAGAAACATATCACACTATAACAAACATATCCACCATTTAAATTCCACCCACGTTTTCACCATATTTAACATATTTTTCTGTCCTATCCCTTTAGAGCTCTGTTCTCTTCTCAAGTCCCTACTTCAATATATCATGACAAAGATTTCAACAGTGAAAAGAGTGTTTCCAATACTGgaagagtctagtaccagagggcacagtctcaaaaataaggaaataaggaggaatttctttagccagaggatggcgtatctatggaattcgttgccacagacaactatgaagaccaaatcattgggtatatttaaagtggaaattgataggttcttgattagtaaaggcagaAGAGTGGGTTCAAAAGAaacataaatcagccatgatcaaacggcagaacagacttgatgggtttaATGCCgattctgttcccatgtcttatggctTAGCATTCCAATCATTTACCATATACTGTGTTTCTTTTATTTGTCAGGTCTCCTATGCCCCTTATTTGGCACAGCATGGCTCAGTTAGTGGCATTCCTCTTTGTTAGATTGTTAACTCTTTCCAAACTCCACTTCAGTGCAAAGAGCTGTTAGCAAAAAAAATTACTCCCTCTTCTGGTGGAGCAAAAACTGTCTGTTAAATAATTTGATGAGCCAAAGTGCTTCTGACATAACTTCTCCAATATTCATCTTTACAGCTATGTACTTAGTTCTATGTCAAGAGTAACAGTTTTTCAAGCAATTAAATGAGTGGGTTTTTAAATATCCTATGATATAAGGTGCAATACAAACCAAGTGGAAAGAAATAGAAACGAAACAAGTAAATTAATGAAATGAGGCACACATTGTATTTGAAATGCAATAAGATACACATCCCAGGATATATAACAATTTTAAAGAGGAAATAACTTAATCTATTCATAATGCAAATTTGCCATTTAGTTAAAGTGTCTTATTTTGATGCCAAGTGATTTTCATTTGTGGACAGTGCTTCTAATTTCTGTTGGTACTGCTGCTCAGAACGTTTTCTTCGGTACACATCATCTAGAAAGACAATAAAAATTATGAGTTCAAAGAAAAAAGTAAACTTAAGAGTTTTTAAAAAGTGAACGCACAGTACTGGCTAAATCTATTTTTTGTAGAAATCTTTTCCTTATCATGTGATGAAACCAGGACACCAATATGAGTTACTTCCACTGCCTGAAGATAAAAAAAAAGAATACATCGTTTTGGGTTGTGAAATGCAAGGACCGAGAAGTCCCATATGAGTAGTATGTAGTAACAGAAGGTGCAAATATTAAATAAGATAAAAGGCTATAAATATtgagcaaaccaggcagcatctgtggagagagaaacagggttaaACTTTCAGACCAACTAACTTCCATCATCAGATCAATGGCAGCCTATTAGCACAGTGGTTAGACCTGGGTTTACAGCAGCAATGATTTGGGTTCAATTCTTCCCCCCCTCGCTGCCCCcaaaaggagtttgtacgttctccccgtgattgtGTAGGTTCCTTCTGTGTGCTACAGTTTCCTCTCACACTCCAAAGACACAcagattagtaggttagttggccacTTAGGTGTAACTGGGCGGAATGGGCTCGTTGGgtctttaaatttaaaaaaattattaagcCTGTATAAAAACTGGCCATTTCTGCAGAAACTAGAAAGGCTAGATATCTCAAATTGCTGAATTCGATACGGAGTTCCAACTGTTTTAAAATGCACAAATGGAAGATGAAATGTAGTTGCTTAAGCTTATTTTGGGGTTTTTGGAACAGAGCAGGAGGTCCATGATGGAGATGTTGAAAAGAGAATGTGAAGGAGAATTAAAATTACTGGAAGCTTAGTCACCTTGCAGACTgaataagaccatcagatataggagcagaagtaggccatgtggcccatcgagtctgctccaccattcaatcacgggctgatccaactcttccagtcatccccagtcccctgccttctccccataccctttgatgccctggcctggctaatcaagaacctatctgtctttggtttaaatgcacccaatgacggcctccacagctgctcaaggcaacaaattccacagatttaccaccgtctgactaaagtaatttctctgcatctctgttctaaatggacatccttgaaTCCTGAAGTTCTGTCCTTTTGTCCTAGAATTCCCTACCATGgggaataactttgccatatttagTCTGTactggccttttaacatttggaatgtttctatgagatcctcctcattttcctgagctccagggaatacagcccaagaactgccagacgttcctcatatggtaaccctttcactcctggaatcattctcgtgaatcttctctgaaccttctctaatgtcagtatatcttttctaaaataaggagctcaaaactgcacacaatgctccaagtgtggtctcacaagtgcagtattgagcctcagcatcacatccctgctcttatattctatacctctagaaattaatgcgaacattgcattcactttcttcaccacctgatTAACCTGATTAACCTTTagtgtatcttgcacaaggactcccaagtccttttgcatctctgcattttgaattctctccctaactaaattaatagtctgcccatttatttcttccacaaagtgcacgaccatacactttccaacgttgtatttcatttgctacttctttgcccattccccaaaactatctaagtctctctgcaggctctctgttttctcaacactacccactcctccacttatctttgtatcattggcaaatttaaccacaaatccattaatcccatagtccaaatcattgacatacattgtaaaaagcagtggtcccaacactgactcctgtggaactccactggtaaccggcagccagccagcattggatccctttattcccactctctgttttctgccgaacaGCCGATGCTGcacccatgccagtaacttccctgtaattccatgggctcttatcttgctaagcagcctcatgagtggcaccttgtcaaaggccttctgaaaatccaagtacaccacatctactttgtctaccctgcttgtaatttcctcaaaaaatgacAGTAATTTAGACAGGCAGGATCTTGCTTTCAGGAAACCACGCTGGCTTTGGTCTATCTTGTCATATGTCTCCAGGTATCCCGTAATCTCAACCCTAATAATTGATTCCAACTCAccatctgagtaaaaaaacttgcccctgacatctcctctgtacctacttccaggcaccttaaaactgtcccctctcatgttagccatttcagccctgggaaaaagcttctgactatccacatgatcaatgcctctcatcatcttatacatctctatcaggtcacctcatcttccttcactccaaggagaaaaggtcaagttcacaccacctattttcatagggcatgctccccaaatcttctctgcaccctttctacagtttccatatccttcctgtagtaagatgaccagaaatgaacagagtactccaagtggggtctgaccagggtccaataaagctgtaacattaccccttggctcttaaactcaatcccacggttgatgaagatcaacgcaccatatgccttcttaaccacacagtcaacctgcgcagcagctttgagtgtcctatgaacttggagaccaagatccctctgatcctccccaTTGCCAAGTCttccattaataatatattctgccaccatatttgacctatcaaaatgaactacctcacacttacctgcgttgaactccatctgccacttctcagcccagttttgcatctgattgatgtcctgttgtaacctttgacaaccctccacactatccacaaaacctccaacctttgtgtcatcagcaaatttactaacccacccctcaacttcctcatctaggtcatttataaaaattttcTCAATAAGGCTTGCATCAAATGACCTTATCAAatactttgctgaaatccatatacactacatctactgctctaccttcatcaaggtgtttagtcacatcctcaaaaaattcaatcaggctcataaggcacggcctgcctttcacaaagccatactgactattcctaatcatattatgtttctccaaatgttcataaatcctgcctctcaggtacTTCTCCATCaactaaagtaagactcactggtctataatttcctgggctatctctactccctttcttgaataaaggaacaacatccacaaccctccatccTCCGGATCCTCTCCTgttctcattgatgatgcaaagatcatcggcagaggatcagcaatctcctccctcgcctcccacagtagcctggggtacatctcatctgatcccggcgacttatccaacttaatgctttccaaaagctccagcacatcctctttcttaatgtctatatgctcaagcttttcagtccactgtaaggcatccctacaatcgccaaggtccttttctgcagtgaatactgaagcaaagtattcattaagtacctctgctatctcctccagttccatacacacttttccactgtcacacttgattgctcctattctctcacgtcttatcctcttgctcttcatgtacttgtagaatgccttaaggTTTTTCTGaatcctgctcgccaagaccttctttctcatggccccttctggctctcctaatttcattcttaaactccttcctgctagccttataatcgtctaaatctctatcattacttaatacctttcataagctttttgtTTCTTCCTGACtaaattttcaacagcctttgtacaccatggttcctgtaccctaccatcctttctctgtctcattaGAATGTACCTACGCAGAACTCCATGCGAATATCCCTGAACAATTGCCAGATTTCTGCcacacatttccctgagaacatctgttcccaatttacaaTTCCAAGTTCCTGCTTACTCCAatcaaatgctttcctaacttgtctgttcgtatccctctccaatgctatggtaaaggagatagaattgtggtcactatctccaaaatgctttcccactgagagacctgacacctgaccaggttcatttctcaataccagatcaagtacagcctctcctctcatattgtgacaggaaaccttcctgaacacacctaacaaactccaccccatctgaaccccttgctctaggaggatgacaatcaatatttgggaaattaaaatctcctatggtgtccctgttattattatgcctttccagaatctgtctccccatctgctcctcgatgtccctgttactattgggagaTCCATAAAAAACacgcagtagagttattgaccccttcctgttgctaacttccactcacagagactcagtagacaatccctccatgacttcccccttttctgcacccgtgacactatctctgatcagcagagTCATgcccccacctcctttgcctccctccctgtcctttctgaaacatcaaaagcctggcactcaaagtaaccaatCCTGCCCTTGAGCCAAACAAgtatctgtaatggccacaactttGCTTTGTTCATGAATCAAATGggatatgccaaatttctttagcctcccggGGAAGTACTGGCGTTGGTGAGCTTCCTCGGCTGCGAACTCCACGTGGTTGGACCTTTTGGTGAAGTTCAATCCTAGGAACTTAATGCTCTCAACCTCAACAGCTGTGAGGAAGACAGCAGCATGAGCACCAccaccagttcctttgttttattAACACCGAGGGAAATGTTGTCAAAGGCTTGTCACCGAACGTACTTTCTGCAGATGCAACGTAGAATTAGATCTTACAGAATTGTATAAAATCATGGGGGACGTGGGTAGGGTGAAAGCACAATCTTTTTCGTCAGGGTTGGGGAATTCAAGATAGTGCGAGGGGAGAAATTTAACAGGAAACTGAAGGGCAACCTTTTCACCTAGAGTTGTCAGTGTACGGAATGAGTTGACAGAGGAAGTgagtgaggcaggtacattaaaaacatttaaaaggtacttgagCAAAgacgtggatgggaaaggtttagagggattgcGGACGGCAGGGACCAAAGGTGCCGTTTCCGTGTTGTATGACTATTAAATTAGACGGCTCTTTAGAAGAGTAGACCGGCCTCTTTCAGCATTCAGTACTCCACAGAACTAGGCGGTGTAAAGCAAAAGGACCGGTGCACCAGTGGCTTTTCCACAGGAAGCGGAAATTACTGGACACATGACTGAAAAATGTATTTTCGCGACTTGGGTGTTCGGACTATTTTGCAAATACAGTCCAATTCTACTTGGTACTGTGCAAGCACTGCCGGATGGCTGTTGCACAGATCACTCGATCGTACTTACAAAATGTTTCGTGACCGATGCGCACGTTTATCATTATCCACTCCAGCACACCGCCCAGTACAAAGAAACACGGCAGAAAGCGATAGGGCCCGAAAATCTTCTTCCCAGGAACTAAACTGAGCCAGCGGCTGAGCCGGGAGCTCTGTGGCATGGCTGGAGGAGCGGCCGAGTCCTGGTCGTTGTGGAGACGGTTCCGGGTTCAGTGTGCTGGTTCGCTTTGCTTTGCCTTAGGCAGGTCCCTCGGAGCAAAGCAGCAGAACGGGTGGGGGAACAGAAGCCGCAGCTTTAAGGGAGAGTCCTCAGTCTCCACCGACTCTTTCCGAGTGACCTTTAACCAGTCGACGGCCGCAAAGCAGGAAAGGACGAGGAGGTGACTGAAAGATCCCAACGCTTCCTCTAATTATCACCGCGGGTGCCGGTTCTTGTCACTCCCTCCACAAAGAGGCTGGGGCTTACCTAACTAGTTCCAGTTGCTGACTTAGGCATACAGACACAGGGTGTGAATGTAATGAAAATTAGGTTTACGAAACAGCAGGAGGGCAAACATAAGCTAACAGAGACGAGAATTAAATGTGACTTCAACAATgcggttgatttttttttaaccagcccCAGAAACGCAAGACAGATCATAGCCTCGAATTGCCAAGTTAAAACACGGCAACGTAGCGTTAGCGCGATTCTAATGCAGTTCAgtatgtctgtaaagagtttatacGTCGTTCCCATGAGCACAtggatttcctttgggtgctcctgtTTTCAACCACATTGCAAAGAC encodes the following:
- the LOC132378034 gene encoding small integral membrane protein 4, which produces MPQSSRLSRWLSLVPGKKIFGPYRFLPCFFVLGGVLEWIMINVRIGHETFYDVYRRKRSEQQYQQKLEALSTNENHLASK